Proteins encoded within one genomic window of Pseudomonadota bacterium:
- a CDS encoding DUF2141 domain-containing protein, translating into MRHTATCLPLLALSALMGTAAHAASLDVRVTSIDEPEGYIMLAMFDSAEAFDNGGQPVRAVRLPVESNELHTTFDDLPAGNYAIRLYHDANGNGELDSNMMGLPKEGYGFSNNGGRFGPPPFEAAAFEIAEDGTNSITIKLR; encoded by the coding sequence ATGCGACACACTGCCACCTGCCTGCCCTTGCTAGCGCTCTCCGCCCTCATGGGCACAGCCGCCCACGCCGCTTCGCTGGATGTGCGCGTGACGTCAATCGACGAACCCGAGGGCTACATCATGCTGGCCATGTTCGATTCGGCGGAGGCCTTCGATAACGGCGGGCAGCCCGTGCGAGCCGTACGCCTACCGGTCGAGAGCAACGAGTTGCATACGACGTTCGACGATCTCCCCGCAGGCAACTACGCCATCAGGCTTTACCACGACGCCAACGGCAACGGTGAGTTGGACTCGAACATGATGGGCCTGCCTAAGGAAGGGTATGGCTTCAGCAACAACGGCGGCCGCTTCGGCCCCCCGCCCTTCGAAGCCGCCGCCTTCGAGATCGCAGAGGACGGCACGAACAGCATCACCATCAAGCTGCGGTAA